A stretch of DNA from Streptomyces sp. NBC_01197:
GGCTGCGATCGCACCTGCCGCGCCGGCCAGGCCGAGCAGCCCGATCTCGGCGTCCGACCAGCCGTAACCGGGGCCGGACAGCAGAAAGGCGAGGGACGTCCACAGCGCGCTGAAGCAGGCGAAGGCCAGCAGGCCGATCAACGCCCGTGTCCGCAGCACCGGTTCGTCCGCCAGCAGCCGGGCGGTGGAGCGCAGCAGCTGCGGGTAGTCGAGGCCGGCCGATCCCCGGTACTGCGGGAGCGCCCGGTGGAGTGCCGCGGTCAGGACGAGCATCGCCAGGGCGGCGGCCCAGTACACCGTGCGCCAGCCGCCGACCTCGGCCAGCGCGCCGGACGCGGTGCGGGCGAGCAGCATGCCCAGGACCAGGCCGCTCATCACCGTTCCCACCGCGCGGCCGCGCTGCTCCGGGGCGGCCAGGTCGGCGGCGAACGGCACCAGGACCTGCGCCGTCACCGACAGGAGCCCGGTGAGTGCGGTGCCGGCCAGCAGCAGTACGGCGTTCGGCGCGATCGCGGTCAGCACCAGGGAGCACGCCGTCGCCAGGGTCAGGCCGCACACCAGTCGGCGGCGTTCCAGCAGGTCACCGAGCGGGAGCAGCAGGACAAGACCCAGGGCGTAGCCGATCTGGGAGACCGTCACCACGAGCGAGGCGCCGGTGGACGACAGGTGCAGATCGCGGGCGATGGTGTCCAGCAGCGGCTGGGCGTAGTAGTTGCTCGCCACGCACAGCCCCACGGCCACGGACATCAGCAGGAGCGTGCCGCGTCCCGCGCCGTCGGCGGTGTCCGTGCCCGGACGGAGGTCCGGAGTCTCTGACGGCGGCAGCGGCTGGGGGGTCGGAGAGGAGGCTGAGGAGGAGGCCACGTCCGTTTCCTTCCGGGAGTGCTCGTACGCGGGCTCTCTCGGAGCACCTGCGGAGCGGGGCGGTTCCGGCTCCTGTTCATGCTGGCTGAGCAGCGAGAATGAGTCCAACAGATGGTTGCCATCACAGCGATCTCGTATCACGATGAATCCATGGAACTCCGCCAGCTCGCCTACGCCGTCGCTGTTGCCGAGACCGGCAGTTTCACCCGCGCGGCACACCGTTGCTTCGTGGTCCAGTCCGCGCTCAGCCATCAGATCGCCCGGCTTGAGGACGAGTTGGGCGCCCGGCTCTTCGAACGCACCAGCCGCCGGGTGCAGATCACTCCGGCCGGCGAGGTGTTCCTCGGGCCTGCCAGGGAAGCGCTGGCGGCCGTCGAGCGGGCCCGCAGCGAAGTGATCGCGTGCGGCAGCGAGGTGCGCGGCCGGCTGAGCATCGGCACCATCACCCCGCTGGCCGCCGTCGATCTGCCCGACCTGCTCGCTGCCTACCGGGACCGGTATCCGGCGGTACGCGTCACACTCCGCGCCCGCATGGTCAGGGACCTGCTGAGCGAGGTGCGCGAGCACGCCTGCGACATCGCCTTCGTGGACAGCAGGCCGGAGAGAACGACCGGGCTCGCGGTGCGGGTCCTGGCGCACGAGGATCTGGTCGCCATCGTCCCGCACGGGCATCGGCTGGCCGGGGCGCCCCGGGTCGCTCCGGCCCGCCTGGCGGAGGAGCCCATGGTCGACATGCCGCCCGGTTCCGGCATCCGCCGCCACAACGACGCCGCTTTCGCCGCGGCCGGTGTCCCCCGCACGGTCGCCTTCGAGGCCGACACCATGGCGCTGCTGGAACAGCTGGTGGCGCGCGGCCTCGGCATCGGACTGGTCTCCGCGCCGACGGCCGCCCGGATGCCCGCGGTGAGCACGGTGGCGCTGACCGATGTGCCGCCCAGGGCGGTCCAGGCGGTGTGGCTCGCCGCCGGGGCCTCACCGGCGGCGCGGGCCTTCCTCCAGCTCCTGCGCGAGCGGGCTCCGGACGCCCCGGGGCCTGAAGGTCCGGGGGCGTCCGAGTAGCGGCGGCAGGGCCGCCCTGCCCGCCCGAGGGGCGAGCCGCCGGGCCGGCCTCCCCTCAGTACATGCTCAGCAGCTGCTCCACGCTCAGCTCCGGCGCTGCCATGCCGTCCGGCAGGGCCAGTTCGAACCAGACCGTCTTCCCGCGCGGGGTCCGCCGTGAGCCCCAGGCCGCGCTGAGCAGTCCGACCAGCTGGAGCCCCCGGCCGCCCTCGTCCGTATCACGGGCGCGGCGTCGGCGTGGCTGGACCAGGCCCGCGTCCCAGACCTCGCAGACCAGTGTGCGGTCGAGCAGCAGCCGGAGCCTGATCTCGCCTTCGCCGTACCGCAGGGCGTTGGTGACCAGTTCGCTGACCAGGAGTTCGGTCGTGTCGACCAGGTCCTCCAGGCCCCAGGCAATCAGCTGCCCCCGGGCCAGCTCGCGGGCCCGGCCCACCGAGCGGGGCTCGCGGGGCAGTTGCCAGTCGCCGACCGCGTCGGACGGCAGGCCCTGGATACGGGCCATCAGCAGCGCGATGTCGTCCTCGCCGTGCTGGGTGTCCAGCGTGTTGAGCACATGGTCGCAGACGTCCTCAAGCGGGCGCTCCGAGTGGGTGAGGGCGTCGCGGAAGGCGCTCAGCCCCTCGTCCAGCGGATGTTCACGGGACTCGACCAGGCCGTCGGTGTAGAGCGCGAGGAGTGCGCCCTCGGGGATCTCGACCTCGACTTCCTCGAACGGTTCGCCGCCGACGCCCAGCGGCATACCGGGCGGTACGTCGAGCAGCAGGGCCTGTTCACCCGGTTCGACCAGGACGGGGGGCAGATGACCGGCGTTGGCGAAGGTGCAGCGCCGGGTGACCGGGTCGTACACCGCGTAGACGGCGGTCGCGAGATAGACCTCGGAGAGGTCGGCCTCACGTGTCTTGTGCGCGGCGCGCGAGGCCTGCTGGGTGCCGCTGGGGGTGCCGAGGCCGCGGGCGATCTCGTCCAGCGCTTCGAGTACTTCGGCGGGCTCCAGGTCGAGCAGGGCCAGCGTCCGTACGGCGGTGCGGAGTTCACCCATCGCTACGGCGGCCCGCAGCCCGTGGCCCATGACGTCGCCGACGACCAGCGCGGTGCGGTGTCCGGGCAGCTCGATGACGTCGAACCAGTCGCCGCCGACCTCGCTCGCCGTGTTGCCGGGCAGATAGCGGCAGGCGATGTCGAGCCCGGCCGCCTCTGGATCGCCGGGCGGCAGCAGGGAACGCTGCAGTATCAAAGCCCGTTCGTGTTCGCGCCGGTACAGCCGGGCGTTGTCCATGCAGACCGCGGCGCGCGCGGCCAGCTCCACGGCCAGCGAACGGTCCCGCTCCCCGAACGGCTCGCTCCCCTTCGTACGGGAGAACTGCACCAGACCGACCACCGTGTCGTGCGCGACCATCGGCACGGCGAGGGTGGACTGTACGTGGCTGCCCGGGGAGCCCGGTACGGAGCGCACCTTTCCGGTGCGCAGGGCGCTCGCACACGGCGAGTGGAAGGCGTAGTGGTGGACGGCGCCGAGCGCCGGCCCGTCGTCCGATTCCTTCAGCAGGACGTCGGACACCGCGCTGGCATAGGCGACGCGGCGCAGTTCGGCGCTGCCGTCGGCACTGCCCTTCGGGGACTCGTCACCGGCCAGCAGGCCCTGGTACAGGTCGACCGACGCCAGGTCGCAGAAGCCGGGGACGGACACGTCGAGGAGTTCTCTGGCGGTGGTCTCCAGATCGAGCGAATTCCCTATCCTGGAGCCCGCCTCGTTGAGCAGGGCGAGATTGCGCCGGGCGTTGGCGGCCTCGCGGGCCGCGACATGACGGCGCGTGACATCGGTGCCGAGGCCGGCGACGCCGATGGGGACACCGGCCCCGCTGTGCACGCGGTAGAGGTTGACCGACCAGTGCCTGCGCTCGGTGCTGCCGGGCGCCGAGCCGATCAGCTGGAGGTCGGTGACGGGGCGCCCGGACTCCAGGACCCGCTTCAGCGCCGCGGTCATCCGGTCGGCCTCGGCGCGGGCTAGATAGTCGTGGACCGTACGGCCGCGGTGCTCCGCCACCTCGTCACCGAAAAGCTCCGCGAACCGCTTGTTGACCCGGCGCACCGTGAGGTCCGTACCGAACAGCAGGAAGCCGAAGGGAGATTGGCCGAATATGGCCTGCGAGGACGCGAGGTCGGTTTCGATCCGCCGCAGCACCCTGACATCAACGATGATGCAGACAGCGGCCCTTCCGCCGTCGGCCGACTCCGTGGGCATCACATAGAGCTCGGCGAGCCCCTGCGTCTCCGGGCGGTCCGGCATCCGGAAGGGGACCAGACCGGTCCACTCCTTGCCGTCGAGGATTTCGCGGACCCTGCCGTGCCCTCTGCCGCGTACCTCCACGGGCAGGAAGACCTCGACCGGGTCCACGCCCACGGCGTCACGCGCGTCTACCCCGAACAGCTCTTCGGCCCGCTTGCTCCACTGTTCCACCAGCCCGTCGGCCCCGATCGAGAACGACGCAACCCTGATGTAGTCATAGATCGAACCGGGCGGACTGCTCTGCCATACGACATCGCCCGTCGCACCGGATATATCGCTCACGCGACCGTCCCCTCCAGCTCACCACGCACCGAACCGACCAAGGTGGCACCCGCAGTATTCAGCACTACGGTCCCCAGCGGCACGGCGTTCACGATCACAGCACGGTCTCAGTCACTTTCGGACACTCCGGCCGCGATCGAATCCCACCCTTCTCCTAACCAGGCTGAGCCAGCTCGAACCACACCGTCTTGCCCGATCTGCCGCGCGCAGTCCCCCAACGCTGCGCCGAACAGGCCACGAGCTGCAGCCCCCGGCCGCTCTCGTCGTCCGGTCCCGCCGTCCTCTCGCGGGGCGCATCCGGAAGCGGATCGGAAACCTCCACCCGGAGCGTGGCTTGATCCAGTCGCGCGACCCTGACCCCGATGGGGCCGGAGGCGTGCCGCATGGAGTTGGTCACCAGCTCACTCACGAGCAGCGTGGCGACATCACCGAACGGGCCGTCGAGTTCCCAGGTGCGCAGAGTGTCCCGGACCGCCCGGCGCGCGACGCGTACGGCATCGGGCTCGGCGGGGAAGGTCCACTCGGCGCATCCGCCTTCGGTGTCGATCAAGCGATCACTTCCCCAGGCCGACCACGGACATACGCTCTGACAAACAGGTGCTAACCAGCACATACCCTGTATCACCGATGGATATCGGCTACGCCGTGCCATATGCCGTACAGGGCCACGAACGGCGCACATCAGAGCGGGCGGACCAGCGTCTGGGCGTCAGCGCGGGCGGACCAGCGTCTGCGCGTCAGCGCGGGCGGATCAGCGCGGGCCTACCAGCCCGGGGTGCGTAAGCGCAGTGCGCGGGCTCCGGCCCGCGTCGCCCGTGAGGTCAGCCGGGGAGTCAACCATGAGGTCACCCCTGGAGCCCGGCCCTCAGACGGCGCGCCGCCTCGGCCACCGCGGGGCGGTCCTGGTCCAGCCAGTCGACGGTGTCGATCTCGTCCGGGCCGAGCCAGCGCAGCGCGTCGTGGTCCTCCAGCGGACGCACCTCACCGGAGATCAGCCGCGCGGTCCACACATGCAGCACGAGGCCGCGGCCGAGCGGCCATTCGCCGGGGATACGCTCCAGCGGCTCCGTCTCGACGCCCAGTTCCTCGCGCAGTTCACGTACCAGCGCCTGCCCGGCGCTCTCCCCCGGCTCGAGCTTTCCGCCGGTTCTCTAGGCTGTTCTCATCTGTCGGTTCATTACGCATTACTCTCGGAGCTGCGCACGTGAACATCCTCGAAAGCTGGACCGTTGACTTCTACGACTTCAACTCCCGGCCTCCCGATACCGAGGTCCTGGGGCTCCCCGCTCTCGGAGACCTGCACGAGCGAGCTGTCCGTAACGGAGCCCGTCACGGCACCCCCGTCATCCTGCCGCCGTCGGGCCGCCCCGACTTCCGGATCAACCTCTTCTTCCGGGAGGGCCGGATGGCGGCGTCCCAGCCCGGAACCTGGAGACGTTACGCCTACGCACTCGTCGTGTGGTTGGACTTCCTCGATGCCGTCGGCACGACCTGGGACCGGGCCACCGTCCGGGACGTCGAGGCGTTCAAGGACTGGCGGATCACGGACACGCGGAACACCGAACGCGTGCGACCCACCTCGTTCGACACCGACCGAGCCGGGCTCAACAGCTTCTACAGCTGGGCGAGTTCCAGGTTCGGCATCACCAACCCGGTCGCGACCGTCCGCACCGACGACGAGACCTCCACGCGGCAGGCGTACAGCCGAGGGCGCCGCGATCCGCTGCGCCCGGCCGGTTCCACGAGCCGTCAGGTGAAGTGGCTGCTTCGGGACGCCCTGGAGCAGTGGCGCGACATCGGTTTGCGCGGATACGGATTCGACGGCCTGCGACGCGCGGGGCGACAGACCGGTGGGTTCAACGAGGACCGGGACACCGCCTTCGTCGACGGCCTGTACGGGACCGGGCTGCGGCTGCGCGAGTGGGCGAGCGTGCTCGATGTCGAGCTCCCCGGATCGGGCGGCGAGCGGATGGGGACGGCGTGGCTCGCGGCGAAGTGCGTCAAGGGCGGGCGCGAGGGCCGAACGTACTGGATTCCCCGGCAGGTGCTGCGATCGGTCGACGGCTACCTGGATCCGCTGGAGGGCTCCCGGGCCGAGGTGATCAGCAGGGCGCAGCGGGAAGGGCGGTACGACCGGCTCAACGGCGTACGCATCGTCACCGGCCATGATTCCCGTGCCCGGAAACTGCGCGTGACTACGGCGGACGGTTCGGAAACCGTGGCCCTGGACGAGTTGTCGCCGGACGACCGTCGTCTGCTGTTCCGGCGGAATCCACAGGGTCTGGAACCACTGTGGGTGTGGCTTTCGGTGAACGGCCTGCCGAAGAAGCCGCACAGCTGGGAGGACACCTTCGACGCCGCGAACCGGCGGGTGGCCGAGGCGTGGCTGTGTAAGACCGATCCCGACGGGCGGGTGGGCGAGGACCAGCAGGAGCAGGTGCGGCGCGAATGTCCCCTGTGGGTGACACCCCACATGTGCCGGCATTCCTTCGCCCTGAAGTGGTTCTCGATTCTCTCGCTCCTGGAGGAGCGCCGCTTGGAGGGCTTCTCCCCCGACGAGATCGAGGACTTCCGCGACCAGCTCGGCGACATCTGGCTGCAGCTGGCCGTGCTGCTCGGGCACCGGCACCCCGACACCACACGCGAGTACTACCTGGAGCCCTTCACCGGCCTGCAGGTCTCGTACCTGATGGCGCTCCTGGACGACGACGAGCGGTCGGGCGTGGACACGTTGGTGAGGATCTTCGCACGGCACGGCGGGTCGGTCGTGGGCCCTGTCGTCGCGGCCGGAGGAGCGCGGTGAGGGGCGGGCGCCGGGCGGCGCTCCCGCCCTCCGGTTGGTCGCCGCCCGAGCGACTGCCCGGCGGGGTGGCAGGTGCGGTGGTGCTCTTCCACGAGGAGAGCACCGGGCGGACCGTCCGGTTCGACTGCTCCGACCTGCCGGTCACCGAGCCGGTACGGAACTGGCTGGTCCGACGACTGGCCGAACGGGCGGGTCCTCGCAGCGGGGTCAAGCGAGCGAGATCCTTCCGCACCGGCTACCAGGTCGTACGAGACTTCGCTCGGTCCCTCGCTGAGTGCGAACCGCCGCCGGGGCATCCGTCGGACATCACGGCCGAGCACATCCGCGCCTTCGCGTCCCGGTACGAGGATCCGCAGACCCGTCGGACCTGCGTGGCCCGCCTGCGGATCGCGCTGCGCGGCTGTACGGAACTTCCCGAGCCCGCGCGACGTGAGCTGTTCGAGACGCGACTGCCCGTCAAGCAGGTGTCCGAGCAGATCACGGCGTACTCCGAGGGCGAGTGGCAGCAGATCACGACGGCGCTACGGCGGGACGTCCGTCTGTCCCGGGACCGAGTCCGGGCCGGGATTCGCTTACTGGAACGCTTTCGTTCCGGCGAGGTCGACGAGGGAGACCCTGCCGCCGAGTTGGCGCACCTCCTGAACGTGATCGTGCGGACCGGTGATCTTCCCCGACGGAGCGACGGCGGCGGCAGCCCGGCCGTGCAGCGGTGCGGTGGAGTGGCCACGGTGATGCGCATGCTGACGTTGTCGCAGCAGGAGGCCACCGCATTCGCCCTGCTCCTGTCCGCGCTGACGGCGGAGAACATCGGCACGATCGGGAAATGGCCCGCTCTGCACCAGCGGCCGGACGGTGGCGGTGGCGGTGGCGGTGGCGGTGGCGGTGGCGGTGGCGGTGGCGGTGGCGGTGGCGGTGAGACGACGGTCGTCCTGGTAGAGCAGCGGAAGCCCCGACGCGGCCCGGACCGCGAGCACCGGGTGGCAGCCGTCGAAAACCTTCCGGTGTCCCTTCGGACCGTGTTGGAACGGCCCGCGCAGGACGAGGCCCTGTTCCACTCCCCGCTGCGGCTCTACGAACTCCTGGTGGAACTGACCGCTCCGGCTCGGCTGATCAGCGGCCTGCCCGGCGCCTTCGCCTATCGCCGGTTCGCCACTGCGGGGAAGTCGGACACGCTGTGGTCCGACGAAGTCCGTGTGGAGCGCTGGGCACGGAGCCGCGGCTTCCCCACCGTCAACCGCGCGGAGGAGGGCCGGCCCCCTGCCATCGACGTGCGGCGCATTCGCCAGACCGCTCTGGAAATCCAGCGCCGTCCCGTGTCGCACACCGCACGGACCCTGCGCGATCACTACCTGCGCCGTAGCCAGACCGTCCGGGACCAGAGCCGGACCCTTGTCGCCGAAGTCCTCCAGGCCGAGGTGGCCAAAGCTCGCGTGACCGCTGAGGTCACCGTGCTCCCGTCCCGCCTGCTCGCCCTGGCCGCCGAGGACCTGCCGACGGCAGCCGCGGAAGCCGGCCTCGCCCCGGAGACGCTGCGGGGCATGCTCGCCGCCGAACGCGACACCGCGGTCGTCGCCTGCCGCGACCACCGTGACAGCCCGCACGCTCCCGCCGGAGAGGCGTGCCCGGCCTCGTTCCTCCACTCCTGCCTGAACTGCCCGAACGCACGGGCCCTGCCGCACCACCTACCGGTACAGGTCGCGCTGCACGACCGGCTGGAAGCACTTCGCCCCAATCTGGATCCGCAGGTGTGGGAGACCCGTTACGCAACACCGCTGGCCCGGCTGCGCGACATCCTCGGCCACTACAGCCCTGCGGAACACGGCCACGCACGTGCCTCAGTCACAGATCAGCACCACGCCCTGGTCACCTCTCTTCTGGACGGACGGACCGACCTGCGATGACCCAGCCCGCCCACCTGTACGTCCCGGTGAAGGACGCCCCCGTTCCCTGGCCGGACGACGACGTCCCCGTGCTGCGCAACCGTCCCGTCCGGCTCGGCACCGACACCTCCCTCCTCTCCCACTTCGGTGACGACGTCTGGAACGTCCGCCCCGCCCACCGGGACGCCCACACGGATGTCGGCCACCTCAACCTGCTCGTCTTCCCCGGAGCGCTCCGCCGCCAGTTCCGCACCGTCCTGCTGGCCGCGCTCGACCACCCCCAGCCCGTGGAACCCGGCGGACGCCAGCGGCCCGCCGAGTACATCGGCATCGGCTCCCTGCCCATGCTGGTCCGCGGCCTGCGGCTGTTCGCCCACTGGATGCACGCCCAGGACCGTGGGCAGATCACCGACGTCACCGGCCATGACCTTGACACCTACCTGCGCCATGTCATCGGGACAAGCACGCCACCCCGGCTGAAGGCGAACGCAGTGAGCGCGCTACGCACCCTCTGGCTGTTTCGCGACGTCCTTCCCGCTCCGTGCCGCCTAGCCACCGGTTTTCCCTGGGCGGGGAAGGCCGCCAACGAACTCGTCGGCCACCGTGCGGCAGGCGGCGAGAACAAGCGCCCCCGTATCCACGAGGACACGATGGAGGCGCTACTCGCGTGGTCGCTGCACATGGTCGAGCAGATCGGTCCGGACATCCGCGACGCCTGGCAGGAATACGCGGCACTGTGCCGAGGCGAGCACCCATCCCAGGCGATCTACACAGGAACCACAGGGCCGCGCCTTCAGAAGTACGCGGACTTCTGCCGACGTACCGGCACTCCCCTACCGGGCACATCTGGTCCCGACGGCCCTGGGATCAACTACGGCCACGTGCTCCGCCTCATCGGCATGGACGACAAGGGCCAGTTCAGTCCGGCCCAGAAGCGCTGGCTGGCCGGACAAGGACTGCCCGTCGCCACGCACAGCACGGTGGGTGTCATCACGGGGCGGATCCAGGGAAGCCCCTGGCGTGACTCGCCCCTCACCGTGGCTGAGCTGCCTGGGCTGTGGCGCCGACTGATCGGCGCCCTGTTCACCGTCGTCTGCTACCTCTCCGGGATGCGCCCGGGAGAAGTACTGTCGCTGCGCCGCGACTGCCGCGGCGCGGACGAGACGACCGGACAGCTCGTCATCCACGGCCACCGCGGCAAAGGCTACGACCGCGCTCCCGACACACCGGAGTTCGCGGAGCCCACCCGCCCGTGGGTGGTCGTCGAGGTTGTCCATCAGGCCACCGCCCTGCTGGAATCCCTGCACGCCCAGCCCTATCTCTTCCCCGCGCAGTTGCGCACGGGCGTCTTCCGACCGTCCACGACGCATGCCCGCACCTGCCACTCGATCAACCGGGACATCGCCGACTTCGCAGCCTGGGTGAACCAGACCTTTCGCCGTGCAGACGGCAGCGCGCCCATCCCCGACGACCCCTCGGGAAACCTCAACTCCAGTCGCTTCCGCCGTACTCTGGCCCATTTCATCGTCCGCCGCCCGCGCGGCCTCATCGCCGCCGCTCTCCAGTACGGGCACGTCGACACCAAGGTGACGCTCAATTACGCGGGCGCACCCGACACCGAGTGGCTGCAGGACGTAGCGGTCGAGAAGCTCGAACTCGTCCTGGAGCAGATCAGCGACGACGCCCAACGACTCGCGGCGGGTGAGCACGTCAGCGGACCATCCGCCGACGAATACCGCCGCAGGATCACCGAAGTCGTCGACTTCCCCGGCCGCACGGTCATCAGCCCTCGCAGTGCCGCGCGACTCCTCGCCGGAACGGACCCCCAGGTGCACCACGGTGAGGGCATGACCTGCGTATGGCGCTCCGAAACGGCCGCCTGCCGCACCGCCCGCCTCACCCAGGGTCTGCCCGAACCGGCCGGGCCCGACGAGAGCGAATGCCGGTCCACCTGCACCAATCTGGCCTTCACCGACCGGGACATCGCCCACCGCAAGCAGGATCTCCGCGGCTGGGAGGCGGCAGCGTCCGACCCGCTGGCACCCCAGCCTCTGCGTGACCGGGCCTCGGCACAGGCCGAACGCATCACCTCGCTCGTCCACCGTCACGAGCAGAACCGCACCGAAGGAGCTTCGAAATGACCACCCGCCGCCCCCGTGACCTCAGCGCCGAACGCTCCGCAATCCGAGCCGCAGCCGATCGCCTTCTGGGAGGCGCCCCACTGCGCTCGGAATCCGGTCGTCTCACCGTCACCGAGCTTCTGCATGAATCCGGCCTGCGCCGGGACGCCCTCTATGGCGACCACAAGGACCTGGTCGAGGAGTTCCAGGCGAGCGTGCGTGCGCAGAACCACACCCCGGCCCTCACCAGTTCCCTTGCCGAGGAGAACGCCCGGCTGCAACAGAAGCTGACGGAGACCGCGTCCGCGCTGGCAAAGGAGCGCGAAGTGACAGCAGCTCTACGCCGCTTGGTCGCCGAGCTCGACCTGGAGCTGCACGCCGCCCGCGAGGGAGCCGGCCCCACGCGGGTCACCAGCCTGCCCGCGCGGCGGCGGCCGCACCGCTGATGACACACCCACTCAGTTCGCCAAGGTGCCCTGGTGGAAATACATCCGCCAGCCCGTCTCCGTCAGGCGCCACAGGGAGCTCCGCCATGCCCGGCGGCCCTGGTTGTCGGCGAAGTACGTCAGGTGAACGACGCCAGGGGCGAGGACGACGCCGGACATCTCACTGACCTTGACCGGAGAATCCGGGGACACCGTTCCGCCATTCGTCACCGTGAGGATCGACTCCGCGTCCCACCGGCGTCCAGAAGCCCCGATCTCGGTGAACTTCGCATCCAGAAGCTCCAGGACAACGGCCTGCGAAGCACGCACCTCAGGGTCGAGAAGCCGCAACTCCCCGTCGACGGCCGCTTGCACGGACCGCTCACTCTCATCCGCCATGCACCAACCCTACGGACACGCCTTCTCGGGGCACAGCGAATTGTTCGGGCGACTCAGGCGAGCATGCCGCCAGCCTTCAGGTCGTCGAAGAGCATCTGATCGACACGCGGCACAAGGTTCCGGTCGGCGTACGAGAACCAGGCCACCTCCTCAATCTCGCTGCTCGGCATCAGGTCTCCCTGGTACTCGGCGGTATAGCAGGCCATGCGCACCACGGTGCCGTTCAGGAGGCCGGGCGCCCCCGCCTCGTACGTCCCCGCATGGACGACGGTCTTTGGATCGAGCAGGACCGTCAGCTCCTCCTTGATCTCACGAACCAAGGTCTCCAGGTCGCTCTCCGCGCCCTCCCGCTTGCCGCCCGGGATGTAGAAAACGTCCTTCCCGCGCGGACGCCCGCACAGGATCCGACCACCCTCGATCCGCACCCAGGCCACCGTGTCAATCAGCACTGACAGCGCCCTCTTCCCTCTCATCCAGAATCTGGCTGAAAGGACACTACTGGGGCGGGAGGATCTGCCGACGCCGACCGGCACTCAGCCGACACCTCCACACCCGACAACCCACTTGCCTAATGAACGCCGGGCAGCTCCCAGCGGCCCGCCAGCTCGGGCGGCGCGCTGCGGCGCGCGGCGAGCAGCCGCCCCTGGTCGTACAACGCTCCACCCACGACGATGCGATCAGCCATGGAGCCGAGCGTATCGAGACCCCGGCGGGGTCCCGGTCCGCCCAGGACCCCGGACACCCGTCGCGGGGCCACTGCCTCGCTCTACTGCACACTCTGGCCGATGCGTTCGATCCAGTACATCTGCCGGTGCCCGCCGGCACCGAGGGCGTCGGCGGTCTGCTGCGCCTCGTCCCTCGTCGCGTACCTTCCGACGCGATAGCGATTGCCGTTGTCGTCCTCTCGTATCACCTGCCACAGAAGCATGGCATTCCCGTTGTCCGTCATCGCGTGCCCCCGTCGTACGCCGGCGTGCAGGCCATCTCTGATCCCCAGGAAACCGCAGTCTGCATATGCCCGAGCGTACGCCTGACCCTTACCGAGCGAATACGCATTCTCACAAAGAGGTACGCAACAAGCCACTCTGCAATTTCCATTGAGTACACGA
This window harbors:
- a CDS encoding integrase, which translates into the protein MTQPAHLYVPVKDAPVPWPDDDVPVLRNRPVRLGTDTSLLSHFGDDVWNVRPAHRDAHTDVGHLNLLVFPGALRRQFRTVLLAALDHPQPVEPGGRQRPAEYIGIGSLPMLVRGLRLFAHWMHAQDRGQITDVTGHDLDTYLRHVIGTSTPPRLKANAVSALRTLWLFRDVLPAPCRLATGFPWAGKAANELVGHRAAGGENKRPRIHEDTMEALLAWSLHMVEQIGPDIRDAWQEYAALCRGEHPSQAIYTGTTGPRLQKYADFCRRTGTPLPGTSGPDGPGINYGHVLRLIGMDDKGQFSPAQKRWLAGQGLPVATHSTVGVITGRIQGSPWRDSPLTVAELPGLWRRLIGALFTVVCYLSGMRPGEVLSLRRDCRGADETTGQLVIHGHRGKGYDRAPDTPEFAEPTRPWVVVEVVHQATALLESLHAQPYLFPAQLRTGVFRPSTTHARTCHSINRDIADFAAWVNQTFRRADGSAPIPDDPSGNLNSSRFRRTLAHFIVRRPRGLIAAALQYGHVDTKVTLNYAGAPDTEWLQDVAVEKLELVLEQISDDAQRLAAGEHVSGPSADEYRRRITEVVDFPGRTVISPRSAARLLAGTDPQVHHGEGMTCVWRSETAACRTARLTQGLPEPAGPDESECRSTCTNLAFTDRDIAHRKQDLRGWEAAASDPLAPQPLRDRASAQAERITSLVHRHEQNRTEGASK
- a CDS encoding nuclear transport factor 2 family protein; translated protein: MADESERSVQAAVDGELRLLDPEVRASQAVVLELLDAKFTEIGASGRRWDAESILTVTNGGTVSPDSPVKVSEMSGVVLAPGVVHLTYFADNQGRRAWRSSLWRLTETGWRMYFHQGTLAN
- a CDS encoding NUDIX hydrolase, translating into MSVLIDTVAWVRIEGGRILCGRPRGKDVFYIPGGKREGAESDLETLVREIKEELTVLLDPKTVVHAGTYEAGAPGLLNGTVVRMACYTAEYQGDLMPSSEIEEVAWFSYADRNLVPRVDQMLFDDLKAGGMLA
- a CDS encoding SPOR domain-containing protein; this translates as MTDNGNAMLLWQVIREDDNGNRYRVGRYATRDEAQQTADALGAGGHRQMYWIERIGQSVQ